In one window of Oscillospiraceae bacterium DNA:
- a CDS encoding DNA alkylation repair protein, producing the protein MTKQSITSTLLSFADADYKRFHSSLMPEIETDRIIGIRIPVLRKYAVQICGSTEAKLFINTLPHFYYEENNLHGILIEYNGDYHETVQLLDKFLPYVDNWATCDLISPKVLKSYTDELYAKICEWINTDKTYAVRFGIKTLMNFLSNDSFSPAHLELVANITSQQYYVNMARAWYFATALAKQYNFTIHYLKSQHLDGWTHNKTIQKAIESFRIDSEKKEYLKSLRKK; encoded by the coding sequence ATGACTAAACAAAGCATTACCTCCACCCTATTATCATTTGCAGACGCTGACTACAAGCGCTTTCATTCCTCACTGATGCCGGAAATCGAAACAGACAGAATTATTGGTATAAGAATTCCGGTTTTACGTAAATATGCTGTTCAAATATGTGGCAGTACCGAAGCAAAACTCTTTATTAACACCCTTCCCCACTTTTACTACGAGGAAAACAATCTACACGGCATATTAATCGAGTATAACGGTGATTATCATGAAACCGTTCAGCTTTTAGACAAATTTCTACCGTATGTTGACAACTGGGCAACCTGCGACCTTATTTCGCCGAAGGTTCTCAAAAGTTACACCGACGAATTATATGCCAAGATATGTGAGTGGATAAACACAGATAAAACATACGCGGTGCGGTTTGGCATTAAAACGCTTATGAATTTTTTATCAAATGACAGTTTTTCACCTGCGCACTTAGAATTAGTTGCAAATATAACTTCACAGCAATACTACGTAAATATGGCAAGAGCCTGGTATTTTGCGACCGCGTTGGCAAAGCAATATAACTTTACCATCCATTATTTGAAAAGTCAACATCTTGACGGGTGGACACACAACAAAACCATACAAAAAGCAATTGAAAGCTTTCGTATCGACAGCGAAAAAAAGGAATATTTAAAATCATTGCGTAAAAAATAA
- a CDS encoding 50S ribosomal protein L7/L12: protein MASEKTLALIEEIKGLTVLELSELVKELEEVFGVSAAAPVAVAAAPVAGGAAAAEEKTEFDVVLTAAGDKKLDVIKVVREITGLGLKEAKDLVEATPKAIKEGAPKAEAEDLKAKLTAAGASVELK, encoded by the coding sequence ATGGCATCTGAAAAGACACTTGCTCTCATTGAAGAAATTAAAGGTTTAACCGTTCTCGAACTCTCTGAACTCGTTAAGGAACTCGAAGAAGTATTCGGCGTTTCCGCAGCAGCTCCCGTTGCAGTTGCAGCAGCTCCCGTAGCAGGCGGCGCAGCAGCAGCTGAAGAAAAGACTGAATTCGACGTAGTTCTTACCGCTGCAGGCGACAAGAAGCTCGACGTTATCAAGGTTGTTCGCGAAATCACCGGTCTCGGTCTGAAGGAAGCTAAGGACCTTGTTGAAGCTACTCCTAAGGCAATCAAGGAAGGCGCTCCCAAGGCTGAAGCTGAAGATCTCAAGGCTAAGCTCACCGCTGCAGGCGCTTCTGTTGAACTGAAATAA
- a CDS encoding 50S ribosomal protein L10 produces MPSAAILEQKKKDVEALVQKVSEASAGVIVNYYKTNVEDDTKLRADCRKAGVEYAVIKNTMLRFVFNATNYSELNDQLNGMTAFAFSKDDAVAPAKVMSEFAKDHDDFVIKGGFVDGKVISVAEVNNLASLPSKEVLVAKVLGSMNAPLSGLVTVLNGNIRGLACVLKAIADKQA; encoded by the coding sequence ATGCCAAGTGCAGCTATTCTTGAACAGAAGAAAAAAGATGTAGAAGCTCTGGTACAGAAAGTTTCCGAGGCTTCCGCAGGTGTTATAGTTAACTACTATAAGACAAACGTTGAAGACGACACCAAGCTCCGTGCTGATTGCCGTAAGGCAGGCGTTGAGTACGCTGTTATCAAAAACACCATGCTTCGTTTTGTTTTTAACGCTACAAATTACTCCGAACTTAACGATCAGCTCAACGGCATGACTGCTTTTGCTTTTTCTAAAGACGATGCAGTTGCTCCCGCTAAGGTTATGTCGGAATTTGCAAAAGACCATGATGATTTTGTAATCAAAGGTGGTTTTGTTGACGGAAAGGTAATTTCCGTTGCAGAAGTTAACAACCTGGCTTCGCTTCCCTCGAAAGAAGTTCTCGTTGCAAAAGTGCTGGGCAGCATGAACGCTCCCCTTTCCGGTCTCGTTACCGTTCTCAACGGCAACATTCGCGGTCTGGCTTGTGTTCTTAAAGCTATCGCAGACAAACAGGCTTAA
- a CDS encoding aminotransferase class V-fold PLP-dependent enzyme, whose protein sequence is MKKQHINTKCVQEGYKPKNGEPRVLPLYQSTTFKYDSAEHVGDLFDLKAAGHMYTRISNPTLECVENKIAALEGGVGAMLTASGMSAILICILNVAKSGDSIISTTAIYGGTVTLLTAELSRLNIEVIFVDPDISEQELNAKIKPNTRMIFGETIANPALTVLDIEKFAKVAHANGIPLMLDNTFPTPVLCRPIEFGCDVVIHSTTKYMDGHASALGGCIVDSGKFNWKNGKFPEFTEPNQAYHGVVFAEDFGESAFIAKARTVLMRDFGVAASPFNAYILNLGLETLALRMQRHCENAVKVAKYLESKIKEGKISWINYPGIESSKDYELAKKYMLTEDGEFIGAAGVISFGVAGGREKAMQFMNKLKLAAIVVHVADIRTSALHPASMTHRQLTDEQLVAAGITPDLIRFSVGIENADDIIADIEQALN, encoded by the coding sequence ATGAAAAAGCAGCACATCAACACAAAATGCGTTCAGGAAGGATATAAACCCAAAAACGGCGAACCTCGTGTATTGCCGCTTTATCAGTCCACAACATTTAAATATGACAGTGCAGAGCACGTCGGAGATCTTTTCGATCTTAAGGCAGCTGGTCATATGTATACCAGAATTTCAAATCCCACTCTCGAGTGTGTAGAAAACAAAATAGCAGCTCTTGAAGGCGGCGTGGGAGCGATGCTTACAGCTTCAGGTATGTCTGCTATACTCATTTGTATTCTTAATGTTGCCAAGAGCGGCGACAGCATTATTTCTACAACTGCTATTTATGGTGGTACGGTAACACTTCTCACCGCTGAACTTTCACGCCTTAATATTGAAGTTATATTTGTTGATCCTGATATTTCCGAACAGGAGCTTAATGCGAAAATCAAGCCAAACACCAGAATGATTTTCGGTGAAACGATTGCCAACCCGGCGCTTACTGTGCTTGACATAGAAAAATTTGCAAAAGTTGCACATGCAAACGGCATTCCGCTGATGCTGGATAATACTTTCCCTACACCTGTTCTTTGCCGTCCCATCGAGTTTGGTTGTGATGTAGTTATTCACTCCACCACCAAATATATGGACGGTCATGCCTCTGCATTGGGCGGTTGCATTGTCGACAGCGGAAAGTTCAACTGGAAAAACGGCAAATTTCCCGAATTTACAGAGCCCAACCAGGCATATCACGGTGTGGTCTTTGCAGAAGATTTCGGAGAATCCGCATTTATTGCAAAAGCAAGAACGGTTCTTATGCGTGATTTCGGTGTGGCTGCAAGCCCGTTTAATGCGTATATTCTCAATCTTGGACTTGAAACACTTGCTCTGCGTATGCAGCGTCACTGCGAAAATGCTGTAAAAGTCGCAAAATATCTCGAATCCAAAATTAAAGAAGGCAAGATTTCATGGATCAATTATCCCGGCATTGAAAGCAGTAAGGATTATGAACTTGCCAAGAAGTATATGCTTACCGAGGATGGTGAGTTTATAGGTGCGGCAGGTGTAATTTCCTTTGGTGTTGCGGGAGGAAGAGAAAAGGCAATGCAGTTTATGAATAAGCTTAAGCTTGCCGCTATCGTTGTTCATGTTGCCGATATCAGAACCTCCGCACTTCATCCTGCCAGCATGACACACCGCCAGCTTACCGACGAACAGCTTGTTGCTGCAGGAATCACCCCGGACCTTATTCGTTTCTCGGTTGGTATTGAAAACGCAGATGATATAATAGCTGATATCGAACAGGCACTCAACTAA